The following are encoded in a window of Bacillota bacterium genomic DNA:
- a CDS encoding GNAT family N-acetyltransferase: MQIRQAYRDEAAEIAPLVQAAVGDIAAELANSPHNDAVQDLLVQLIECEGTRIGYSFIDVVELDGAVGGMAVSYSGRILEAANKPTFRFLRRYYEGLPKLIQQNVLPLLQAKEAEADEYYLDALAVNPRFRGQGLGTALLKHVHRKAKKNGFEKTSLLVEHGNLGAYRLYRKIGYKAAGEVTMKHMLFTKLIKPV, encoded by the coding sequence TTGCAAATCAGACAAGCTTATCGGGACGAAGCAGCAGAAATAGCTCCGCTGGTTCAGGCGGCGGTGGGCGATATTGCCGCTGAACTAGCTAATTCACCCCACAACGATGCGGTTCAGGACTTGCTTGTGCAGCTAATAGAGTGCGAAGGCACGCGGATTGGTTATTCTTTTATCGATGTGGTCGAGCTGGATGGGGCAGTGGGTGGGATGGCGGTTTCTTATTCCGGCCGGATCCTGGAAGCCGCCAACAAACCCACATTTCGTTTTTTGCGCCGGTACTATGAAGGTTTACCTAAGCTGATCCAACAGAACGTACTTCCTTTGCTACAAGCGAAGGAAGCGGAAGCAGACGAGTACTACTTAGATGCATTGGCTGTGAACCCGAGATTTAGGGGACAAGGCCTAGGCACGGCGCTACTTAAACATGTTCATAGGAAAGCGAAAAAGAACGGTTTTGAGAAGACATCGTTGCTGGTAGAACATGGTAACTTGGGGGCTTATCGGTTGTACCGAAAGATTGGATACAAGGCAGCCGGGGAGGTAACAATGAAACATATGCTATTTACTAAATTAATCAAGCCGGTATAG